In Flavobacterium sp. N3904, one DNA window encodes the following:
- a CDS encoding flippase-like domain-containing protein: MISISHKTKQFLVLIVKLLIVGGAFYFIYNQLANNDKLDWQKFLVLFHKNQSVLGIGFILLLSVLNRLFEILKWKYLVSYLHPISLAEATKQVLAGLTAGLFTPNGVGEYAGKALYFDKKDTKKVVFLNLICNGIQMILTVIFGIFGLLYFNAQYNVITTKTVAVLFGILTILFIVLFSVKKITIKGYSIEKLIHKINEIPKSIHQKNTYLAILRYLVFSHQYYFLFLAFDVDLPYLILISATSSVYFLASSLPTFQFLDFAVKGSVAVYFFGILGVNEWVVVFVTTLMWFLNVVLPVAIGSYYVLNFKPKTVL; this comes from the coding sequence ATGATTTCAATTTCACACAAAACTAAGCAATTCCTTGTACTTATAGTCAAACTTTTGATTGTAGGCGGAGCGTTTTATTTTATTTACAATCAATTGGCCAATAATGACAAACTCGACTGGCAAAAATTCTTGGTATTGTTTCATAAAAATCAATCGGTTTTAGGAATTGGATTTATTCTTCTTTTGAGTGTCTTAAATCGTTTATTCGAAATCCTGAAATGGAAATATTTGGTTTCCTATCTCCATCCTATTTCTTTGGCTGAAGCTACCAAACAAGTTTTGGCCGGGCTTACTGCAGGATTATTTACCCCAAATGGCGTTGGTGAATATGCCGGAAAAGCATTGTATTTTGATAAAAAAGACACCAAAAAAGTGGTGTTTTTAAATTTGATATGCAATGGAATACAAATGATCTTGACTGTCATTTTTGGGATTTTTGGATTGTTGTATTTTAATGCGCAGTACAATGTAATCACTACAAAAACGGTAGCTGTTCTTTTTGGAATTCTGACAATCCTATTTATTGTTTTATTTTCAGTCAAAAAAATCACAATCAAAGGCTATTCTATCGAGAAACTGATTCATAAAATTAACGAAATTCCAAAATCGATTCATCAAAAAAATACGTATTTGGCGATTTTAAGGTATTTGGTTTTCTCGCATCAATACTATTTTTTGTTTTTGGCTTTTGATGTCGATTTACCTTATTTAATTCTCATTTCAGCCACATCGAGTGTTTACTTTCTGGCTTCATCTTTGCCTACTTTTCAGTTTTTGGATTTTGCCGTAAAAGGAAGTGTGGCGGTATATTTCTTCGGAATATTGGGCGTAAATGAATGGGTAGTTGTTTTTGTCACTACGCTGATGTGGTTTTTGAATGTGGTTTTACCAGTGGCTATTGGGAGCTATTATGTGTTGAATTTTAAACCAAAAACAGTGCTATGA
- a CDS encoding glycosyltransferase family 2 protein, whose translation MILILLGIVIVYVLTISWLIYGFTKINQFEYIGLPPKTSFSIIVPFRNEAENLPVLLESLSKLNYPTDLFEVILVDDFSSEEFKVSGLKFKVTVVNNLRVSNSPKKDAITTAMQMVKTDWVITTDADCVVHENWLLALDNFIQLHHVSMIAGAVTYNCNTSFLHHFQQLDLASLQGATIGSFGIKKGFMCNGANFAYTKSFFKKLKGFDGNLTIASGDDVFLLQKAIAKYPEKVVYLKSKNTIVTTKPTNDWKSLFYQRVRWASKTTSYQSIFGKRLGLLVFMMNFGLVYCFVLTVLGMLPYFFVGLYFLIKFGIDSVLIQQTNKFLTKYKMRHLLLSSLWYPFFSTTVALYCLFGKYEWKGRRF comes from the coding sequence ATGATTTTGATTTTATTAGGGATAGTAATCGTTTATGTTCTGACTATAAGTTGGCTCATTTATGGTTTTACCAAAATAAATCAGTTTGAATACATTGGCTTGCCACCAAAAACGAGCTTTAGCATTATTGTTCCTTTTCGGAATGAAGCCGAAAATTTACCGGTTCTATTGGAAAGTCTTTCAAAATTGAATTATCCGACGGATTTGTTTGAAGTGATTTTGGTTGACGATTTTTCTAGTGAAGAGTTTAAAGTTTCAGGTTTAAAGTTTAAAGTCACGGTCGTTAATAATCTTCGGGTTTCAAATTCCCCTAAGAAGGATGCCATTACAACGGCTATGCAAATGGTAAAAACCGATTGGGTTATTACCACCGATGCTGATTGTGTGGTTCATGAAAATTGGCTATTGGCGCTGGACAATTTCATTCAGTTACATCACGTTTCGATGATTGCGGGAGCGGTTACCTACAATTGCAATACTTCGTTTTTACATCACTTTCAGCAATTAGATTTGGCGAGTTTACAAGGGGCTACCATAGGGAGTTTTGGAATTAAAAAGGGTTTTATGTGTAATGGCGCCAATTTTGCTTATACCAAATCATTTTTTAAAAAACTCAAAGGTTTTGATGGTAACTTAACTATTGCCAGTGGTGATGATGTTTTTCTGTTGCAAAAAGCTATAGCCAAATATCCTGAAAAAGTAGTGTATTTAAAATCAAAGAATACTATCGTAACCACAAAACCTACTAATGATTGGAAATCGTTGTTTTACCAACGCGTTCGCTGGGCATCTAAAACAACTTCTTACCAAAGTATCTTCGGAAAAAGACTTGGGTTGCTTGTCTTTATGATGAATTTTGGTTTGGTTTATTGTTTCGTGCTGACTGTCTTAGGAATGCTCCCTTATTTTTTTGTGGGGCTTTATTTCCTAATCAAATTTGGAATTGACTCTGTGCTGATACAGCAAACAAATAAATTCTTGACGAAATACAAAATGCGCCATTTACTTTTAAGTAGTTTGTGGTATCCGTTTTTCAGTACTACTGTGGCTTTATATTGCCTTTTTGGAAAATACGAATGGAAAGGGAGAAGGTTTTAA
- the ruvC gene encoding crossover junction endodeoxyribonuclease RuvC codes for MIKERIILGIDPGTTIMGFGLIKIVNKKMEFLQLNELQLSKYDNHYQKLKIIFERTIELIETHHPDEIAIEAPFFGKNVQSMLKLGRAQGVAMAAGLSRDIPITEYEPKKIKMAITGNGNASKEQVAKMLQQLLGLKELPKNLDSTDGLAAAVCHFFNSGKVIGDKSYTGWDAFVKQNEERVKK; via the coding sequence TTGATAAAAGAACGCATCATATTAGGAATAGACCCCGGAACCACGATTATGGGTTTTGGATTGATAAAAATTGTGAATAAGAAAATGGAATTTTTGCAGCTCAACGAATTGCAATTGTCAAAATATGACAATCACTACCAAAAATTAAAAATCATTTTTGAACGTACCATTGAATTAATAGAAACGCATCATCCTGACGAAATTGCGATTGAAGCTCCTTTCTTTGGCAAGAACGTACAATCGATGCTGAAGCTTGGTCGTGCGCAAGGAGTAGCTATGGCCGCAGGACTTTCTAGAGACATACCCATTACCGAATACGAACCCAAAAAAATAAAAATGGCGATCACCGGAAACGGAAATGCCAGCAAAGAACAAGTCGCCAAAATGCTTCAACAATTATTGGGACTGAAAGAATTACCCAAAAATTTGGATTCTACCGATGGACTGGCAGCTGCAGTTTGTCATTTTTTCAATTCAGGAAAAGTGATTGGAGATAAAAGCTATACGGGTTGGGATGCTTTTGTAAAACAAAATGAGGAACGAGTTAAAAAATAG
- a CDS encoding DUF1003 domain-containing protein: protein MSNNKTWHEKHIETLGFGSRLADSVAKGMGSWRFIIIQSVFVIVWMGLNFIGYVYHWDVYPFILLNLVFSTQAAYAAPIIMMSQNRQSERDRIQAQSDYQTNVDAKLEIEALTIKLDKIEAEKLDKIIAMLEEMKSNLKK from the coding sequence ATGAGTAATAACAAAACTTGGCACGAAAAACATATAGAGACATTAGGTTTTGGCAGTCGTTTGGCCGATTCAGTAGCCAAAGGAATGGGATCTTGGAGATTTATTATTATTCAAAGTGTTTTTGTAATAGTATGGATGGGTTTAAACTTTATTGGTTATGTGTATCATTGGGATGTTTATCCTTTTATATTGTTGAATCTTGTTTTTTCAACACAAGCTGCTTATGCTGCACCAATTATTATGATGTCGCAAAACAGACAAAGTGAAAGAGACCGAATTCAGGCACAATCCGATTATCAGACCAATGTGGATGCAAAGCTAGAAATTGAAGCTTTGACCATTAAGTTGGATAAAATTGAAGCAGAAAAATTAGACAAGATAATTGCGATGTTGGAAGAAATGAAAAGCAATTTGAAGAAATAA